One Candidatus Hinthialibacter antarcticus genomic window carries:
- a CDS encoding DEAD/DEAH box helicase: MAGSLSLFSPLVQTWFAEQLGEPTEVQERGWPGIVSGRHVIATAPTGSGKTLAAFLWAIDQLLTGAWPCGELQVIYISPLKALNNDIQRNLLSPLQELRARMTAAGMEPPDVRVAVRSGDTDQSERARMLRRPPEILITTPESLNLLVNSKRGRAVFGSVRTLILDEVHSVAATKRGAHLITAVDRLVMLSGEFQRLALSATINPLEVVAEWVAGRRLETRNGQSVFVPRDIDIVECSSIKKLDVCVRYPAVGEKAANDKNVWLPYAKAIREVVRQHHEISIA, encoded by the coding sequence ATGGCAGGTTCGCTTTCGCTTTTTAGTCCACTGGTGCAAACCTGGTTCGCCGAGCAATTGGGCGAGCCGACCGAGGTGCAAGAACGCGGCTGGCCGGGTATCGTAAGCGGGCGGCATGTAATCGCGACGGCGCCGACGGGCAGCGGCAAGACGCTGGCGGCGTTTTTGTGGGCGATCGACCAACTGTTGACGGGCGCTTGGCCTTGCGGCGAATTACAGGTGATCTACATTTCGCCGCTCAAAGCGCTCAACAATGATATACAGCGAAACTTGCTTTCTCCATTACAAGAACTGCGCGCGCGGATGACGGCTGCGGGCATGGAACCGCCCGATGTGCGCGTCGCAGTGCGCAGCGGCGATACCGACCAAAGCGAACGCGCCCGCATGTTGCGGCGCCCGCCGGAAATTTTGATTACCACGCCCGAAAGCCTCAACCTACTCGTTAATTCAAAACGTGGACGCGCGGTGTTTGGTTCCGTACGGACGCTGATCTTGGATGAAGTGCACTCCGTCGCGGCCACCAAACGCGGCGCCCATCTCATTACGGCGGTTGACCGATTGGTGATGCTCAGCGGCGAGTTTCAACGCTTGGCGCTGAGCGCAACCATTAATCCTCTCGAAGTGGTGGCGGAATGGGTGGCGGGGCGTCGGCTCGAAACGCGAAACGGACAGTCGGTATTTGTTCCAAGAGACATTGATATTGTTGAATGCAGTTCGATCAAAAAACTCGATGTCTGCGTTCGTTACCCTGCGGTTGGAGAGAAAGCCGCAAATGATAAAAATGTCTGGTTGCCTTACGCCAAAGCCATCCGCGAGGTTGTTCGGCAACATCATGAGATTTCGATTGCGTAA
- a CDS encoding formylglycine-generating enzyme family protein: MRRLVTVVLFTLLSFSTVFSQTNLLNIDFSADTTEANGISVIGAGFGEYPLPDISYGTIPTDNAFDGATDGRGMIIEADPGEGVMVNMAPIFTSNIALLRCSVRSTAPNVSVYLVSIDLGEDLVVSTISPNVSNLFVDQYQRIADFFLPPSIGFQGIIQVVNTSETEPVTVYLDNFQIIDLGDEKIEIDLNEIINTESPLLPNPTSTITPVPTNLPISTPTPKPTPLSPDEATVNRVLPNFYENGQEAEVSFEILVSDSIASNSGLSITENVPEGWEVISISDAGSWDAVNQQLKWLFLPGVLLPDSIDYVAVPSDSVAGTQVFTGMIVYTLNFNPIQKKIDGDRFLKSIAPVEVEVLRVLPDSYQAGIPFTTQLKFNVDAAIMNESGVSIIETPPNGWSVDTISDSGKWDEINHQLKWLFLPGTQLPETLTYTITPISNGNISEYFSGSTFFTKEFLPQEVITIGDLAINMANPITSTKYQLTDIYTVHSMDSNQDFRISTSEMMIYIAQWKSGGAVSTSDMMSGIAIWKAGEIYHFNGEIFVPGEGDQPTPQPTSIPTITIIPSETPRPIPVVYVSDSNPQDIQDRVDTGSHVDTDAYFDRELVINWNDPNSTNAYDYHITVSKDNGQTFEFLGNSNSPTSNYFEWSPNAESVNVIFENGPQSGTIYLFSVFRIEKTTFEARFLGISESIELLLTDLPTPTHIYPPTYTPVPTRTPTPVPTITPTPVPTVTPTPTPRPGQITIDLNLPDGAMPLKMELIPAGAFTMGSPSNESGRYSDEGPQHQVTLTNGFYMGKYEVTQAQWSAVMGSNPSSFSGMNNPVESVSWNDCQQFIEKLNGMNQGTFRLPTEAEWEYACRAGTTTRFYWGDDPNNSQINQYAWYDSNSSSRTHEVGTKLPNPWELFDMSGNVWEWCQDWYGSYSSSAQIDPVGPLGPSSGSGRVIRGGGWDGGARSCRSALRGQGSPDYRGNRFGFRLLRSPTATPTITPTPVPTITPTPVPTITPTPTVTPTATPSMTSTQLLEGQRVTGSLPTWTSFVWYRFVPTSTKSYTIETFAVGGKNPTYTDTVLDIYTDPESISLEMNDDGGDGRLSRITRTLMAGTIYYIKVSGGGPLYGATDYAIEIS, encoded by the coding sequence ATGAGACGATTGGTTACTGTTGTCCTTTTTACTCTTCTATCATTTTCCACAGTCTTTTCTCAAACGAATCTTCTCAATATCGATTTTTCAGCCGATACGACTGAAGCCAATGGCATCAGCGTCATTGGCGCAGGGTTCGGTGAATATCCGCTTCCAGACATTTCTTATGGAACCATTCCAACCGATAACGCGTTTGATGGCGCTACCGATGGTCGAGGTATGATTATTGAAGCAGATCCTGGTGAGGGCGTCATGGTCAACATGGCGCCGATTTTCACGTCGAACATAGCATTGCTTCGCTGCTCAGTCCGTTCAACGGCGCCTAATGTGTCTGTTTATCTGGTCTCAATTGATCTTGGTGAAGACTTGGTAGTTTCGACGATTTCACCTAACGTCTCCAACCTCTTTGTCGATCAATACCAGCGGATTGCAGATTTCTTTTTACCGCCTTCGATAGGTTTTCAGGGGATCATTCAAGTCGTCAATACAAGTGAGACAGAACCTGTTACGGTCTACTTAGATAATTTTCAAATTATTGATTTAGGCGATGAAAAAATTGAAATTGATCTTAATGAAATCATCAACACTGAATCGCCCCTCCTACCAAACCCAACTTCAACAATTACACCCGTACCAACAAACTTACCGATTTCTACTCCTACACCGAAACCAACACCACTTTCACCAGACGAAGCAACTGTTAATCGTGTTTTGCCAAACTTTTATGAGAATGGGCAAGAAGCGGAAGTCTCTTTTGAAATCTTAGTTTCTGATTCTATTGCTTCGAATAGTGGATTATCGATTACAGAAAATGTGCCTGAGGGATGGGAAGTTATCAGCATCAGTGATGCAGGAAGTTGGGATGCAGTAAATCAACAGTTAAAATGGCTTTTTCTTCCAGGAGTTTTACTACCAGATTCCATTGATTATGTAGCCGTTCCTTCAGATTCTGTTGCTGGGACTCAAGTATTTACTGGGATGATCGTTTACACCTTAAATTTCAATCCAATTCAAAAAAAAATAGATGGTGATAGATTTCTAAAATCAATTGCGCCGGTTGAAGTTGAGGTTCTAAGGGTATTGCCGGATTCATATCAAGCAGGAATACCATTTACAACGCAATTAAAATTCAATGTAGACGCAGCAATAATGAATGAAAGCGGAGTTTCAATCATTGAGACGCCTCCAAATGGTTGGAGTGTTGACACGATAAGTGATTCAGGAAAATGGGATGAAATTAATCATCAACTCAAATGGCTATTTCTTCCTGGTACGCAATTGCCAGAAACCCTTACTTATACAATTACTCCAATCTCCAATGGAAATATTTCAGAATACTTTTCTGGATCTACCTTCTTCACCAAGGAGTTTTTGCCGCAAGAGGTTATCACTATTGGCGACTTAGCAATTAATATGGCAAATCCTATTACTTCTACGAAGTATCAATTGACAGACATTTATACAGTTCATTCAATGGATAGCAATCAAGATTTTAGAATTTCCACCAGCGAAATGATGATATACATTGCTCAGTGGAAATCCGGGGGGGCTGTATCAACAAGTGACATGATGTCTGGTATAGCGATTTGGAAAGCAGGAGAGATTTACCACTTTAATGGCGAAATTTTTGTTCCAGGTGAAGGAGACCAGCCAACGCCTCAACCAACATCAATTCCAACAATCACAATAATCCCTTCAGAAACGCCGAGACCTATTCCTGTCGTATATGTTTCAGATTCTAATCCTCAAGACATCCAGGATCGCGTGGACACTGGCTCCCATGTAGACACTGATGCATATTTTGATAGAGAATTAGTGATTAATTGGAACGACCCTAATTCAACAAACGCATACGATTACCACATAACTGTATCTAAAGATAATGGACAGACATTTGAATTCTTGGGTAATTCTAATTCACCAACAAGTAATTATTTTGAGTGGTCTCCAAATGCTGAAAGTGTAAACGTAATATTTGAAAATGGCCCTCAAAGTGGTACGATTTACCTATTTAGTGTTTTTAGAATAGAAAAAACAACGTTTGAAGCTAGGTTTCTTGGTATATCAGAAAGCATTGAATTGCTTTTAACTGATTTACCCACACCAACTCATATTTATCCTCCTACATACACACCCGTTCCGACAAGAACTCCGACGCCGGTACCGACCATTACTCCGACGCCGGTACCGACCGTTACGCCGACGCCGACGCCGCGGCCAGGTCAAATAACGATAGATTTGAATTTACCAGATGGGGCGATGCCATTAAAAATGGAATTAATTCCTGCGGGCGCATTTACCATGGGGTCTCCAAGTAATGAGAGTGGTAGATATTCAGATGAAGGTCCGCAGCACCAGGTGACTTTGACGAACGGTTTTTATATGGGGAAGTATGAAGTGACGCAAGCGCAATGGTCGGCGGTAATGGGTTCCAATCCATCTAGTTTCAGTGGAATGAATAATCCGGTGGAATCAGTTTCATGGAATGATTGCCAACAGTTTATAGAGAAGTTGAATGGCATGAATCAGGGTACATTTCGGCTTCCGACGGAAGCGGAGTGGGAGTATGCGTGTCGTGCGGGGACGACCACACGTTTTTATTGGGGTGATGATCCAAATAATTCTCAAATCAATCAGTATGCTTGGTATGATTCAAATTCTTCCTCTAGAACACACGAGGTAGGAACCAAGTTGCCAAATCCATGGGAGCTGTTTGACATGAGCGGAAATGTGTGGGAGTGGTGCCAGGATTGGTATGGAAGTTATTCATCTAGTGCTCAAATTGATCCTGTAGGGCCATTAGGGCCATCATCGGGTTCGGGCCGTGTCATACGCGGCGGCGGCTGGGACGGCGGCGCTCGGAGCTGCCGGTCGGCGCTTCGCGGCCAGGGCTCGCCTGACTACCGCGGCAACCGCTTTGGCTTTCGCCTTCTTAGGTCGCCAACGGCTACGCCGACCATTACTCCGACGCCGGTACCGACCATTACTCCGACGCCGGTACCGACCATTACGCCGACGCCAACAGTCACTCCAACGGCTACGCCGAGCATGACATCCACTCAACTTTTAGAAGGACAAAGAGTTACAGGGAGTTTACCTACTTGGACGTCATTTGTTTGGTACAGATTCGTACCCACCTCAACGAAATCCTATACTATTGAAACTTTTGCAGTAGGCGGGAAAAATCCAACATACACTGATACAGTCCTGGACATATATACAGATCCCGAATCCATTTCATTGGAGATGAATGATGATGGAGGCGACGGGCGCTTATCTAGAATTACAAGAACATTAATGGCTGGAACGATATACTACATCAAAGTGAGCGGCGGCGGTCCTTTATATGGCGCTACCGATTACGCAATCGAAATCTCATGA
- the aceE gene encoding pyruvate dehydrogenase (acetyl-transferring), homodimeric type has protein sequence MSTEPKNTPAYSHDDLLEDNTQKASESNHWFDSMDYIYSHALKSEEPPRPSFLMNNLIRRLRKNGVEVPITVSSPYFNTIPASEQPEYPGDRDIERRIKSLVRWNAMAMVVQANRVNAGLGGHISTFASLATLYEVGFNHIFHAGNDKRMADLVYFQGHASPGNYSRAYMEYRIDAKKLHNFRQELAEDGGLSSYPHPYLMPDFWQFPTVSMGLGPITSIYHARFVRYMKSRNLLPEGKEEPHLFAFVGDGESDEPETLGALTLAGRESLDNLTWIVNCNLQRLDGPVRGNGKIIQELESLFRGAGWNVIKVIWGTDWDELLETDHDGLLAKRMGEVVDGEFQKYSVEPGSYARKHFFGKYPELMERVNHWSDDRIQKLLRGGHDPKKVYTAYKSALDHKGQPTVILAKTIKGYGLGEAGEGRNITHQQKKMNERELREFRDRFQIPIDDEEVVNAPFYRPPKDSPESQYLLKHREALGGFLPKREDNAEPLNTPGMDFFSDFLGGSGTQEASTTMVFVRILTKLLGDKDIGENVVPIIPDEARTFGMDALFRQIGIYSSKGQLYEPVDKESLLFYREQKDGQILEEGITEAGSMASFVAAGSAYTNLGRHMIPFYTYYSMFGFQRVGDLMWLAGDTRCRGFLMGATSGRTTLNGEGLQHQDGHSLLMASTIPTMKAYDPAFACELAVIIQDGLKSMYHDGKEMFYYITLYNENHLHLPMPEGAEEGILKGLYKFKAGESGTHQAHILGSGPMVHTALKAQAILAEKYDVKADVWSATSYKHLRTDALNTTRWNMLNPDKKAKKSYLETVLENESGAFVAVSDNMKIVADQIAPWVPGGLMTLGTDGFGRSETRTNLRRFFEIDVECTVVATLYKLAEMGTIDRKVVAKAIKDLGVDPDKVYPEIL, from the coding sequence GTGTCTACGGAACCAAAAAACACTCCAGCGTATTCACACGATGACTTGCTGGAGGACAATACTCAAAAAGCGTCTGAGTCAAACCACTGGTTCGACTCGATGGATTATATTTATAGTCACGCCTTGAAGTCAGAAGAACCGCCGCGGCCTTCTTTTTTGATGAATAATTTGATTCGCCGCTTGCGCAAGAACGGCGTCGAAGTGCCCATCACCGTCAGTTCGCCCTATTTCAACACCATCCCCGCGAGCGAACAGCCCGAATACCCTGGCGACCGCGACATCGAACGCCGCATCAAAAGTTTGGTGCGTTGGAACGCGATGGCGATGGTGGTGCAGGCCAACCGCGTGAATGCGGGGCTGGGCGGGCACATCTCGACCTTTGCGTCACTCGCGACGTTGTATGAAGTCGGCTTCAACCACATCTTTCACGCGGGCAACGACAAGCGCATGGCGGACCTGGTTTACTTTCAAGGCCATGCTTCGCCGGGCAATTACTCCCGCGCCTACATGGAATACCGCATCGACGCCAAAAAGTTGCACAACTTCCGCCAGGAACTCGCGGAAGACGGCGGGCTGTCGTCTTACCCACACCCCTACCTGATGCCGGACTTCTGGCAGTTCCCGACGGTCTCAATGGGGCTGGGGCCAATTACGTCAATTTATCATGCGCGCTTTGTGCGCTATATGAAAAGCCGCAACCTCTTGCCCGAAGGCAAAGAAGAACCCCATCTGTTTGCGTTCGTCGGTGACGGCGAGTCGGACGAACCCGAAACCCTGGGCGCGTTAACTCTGGCGGGCCGCGAGTCGCTCGACAATTTGACTTGGATCGTCAACTGCAACCTGCAACGTCTTGACGGCCCGGTGCGCGGCAATGGAAAGATCATTCAAGAACTCGAATCGTTGTTTCGCGGCGCCGGTTGGAACGTCATCAAAGTAATATGGGGTACCGACTGGGACGAGTTGCTCGAAACCGACCATGACGGACTTCTCGCCAAGCGCATGGGTGAAGTGGTTGACGGTGAGTTCCAAAAATATTCGGTAGAACCCGGCAGTTATGCGCGCAAGCATTTCTTCGGCAAATATCCTGAACTGATGGAGCGCGTCAACCATTGGAGCGACGACCGCATTCAAAAATTGCTGCGCGGAGGTCATGATCCCAAAAAAGTCTACACCGCTTATAAATCAGCGTTAGATCACAAAGGCCAGCCCACGGTTATCCTTGCGAAAACCATCAAGGGATACGGCTTAGGCGAGGCGGGCGAAGGCCGCAATATCACCCACCAACAAAAGAAGATGAACGAACGCGAATTGCGTGAATTCCGCGACCGTTTTCAAATTCCCATTGATGATGAAGAAGTCGTCAACGCGCCGTTTTACCGTCCGCCGAAAGACAGCCCTGAATCGCAATATCTGTTGAAACATCGTGAAGCGTTAGGTGGATTTTTGCCCAAGCGCGAAGATAACGCCGAACCGCTCAACACGCCGGGCATGGACTTCTTCAGCGATTTTCTCGGCGGCAGCGGAACCCAGGAAGCCTCAACCACCATGGTGTTTGTCCGCATCCTGACCAAGTTATTGGGCGACAAAGATATTGGCGAAAATGTTGTGCCGATCATCCCTGACGAAGCGCGTACGTTTGGTATGGACGCGCTGTTCCGTCAGATTGGCATTTATTCGTCGAAAGGCCAGTTGTATGAGCCGGTCGATAAAGAGAGCCTCTTGTTTTATCGCGAACAAAAAGACGGTCAGATTTTAGAAGAAGGCATCACCGAAGCCGGTTCGATGGCGTCGTTCGTCGCCGCTGGTTCGGCGTATACCAACCTGGGCCGTCACATGATTCCGTTTTATACCTACTACTCGATGTTTGGCTTCCAGCGCGTCGGCGACTTGATGTGGCTGGCGGGCGACACCCGTTGCCGGGGCTTTTTGATGGGCGCGACCTCAGGCCGCACCACGCTCAACGGCGAGGGCTTGCAGCACCAGGACGGTCACAGCCTCTTGATGGCTTCGACCATTCCAACAATGAAAGCCTACGACCCTGCGTTTGCCTGTGAACTAGCGGTCATCATTCAAGACGGCCTCAAAAGCATGTATCACGACGGCAAAGAGATGTTCTACTACATCACTTTGTATAATGAGAACCACCTGCATTTGCCGATGCCGGAAGGCGCCGAAGAAGGCATTCTCAAAGGATTGTATAAATTCAAAGCGGGCGAGTCGGGAACCCACCAGGCGCATATCCTGGGCAGCGGCCCGATGGTGCATACCGCCTTGAAAGCGCAAGCGATTCTGGCGGAGAAATACGACGTCAAAGCCGACGTGTGGAGCGCGACCAGTTACAAACACCTTCGGACTGATGCGTTGAACACGACGCGATGGAACATGTTGAACCCCGACAAGAAAGCCAAAAAATCGTATCTCGAAACCGTGCTCGAAAACGAGTCGGGCGCGTTTGTTGCGGTTTCAGATAATATGAAGATCGTTGCCGATCAGATTGCGCCGTGGGTGCCGGGTGGTTTAATGACTCTGGGAACCGACGGCTTTGGTCGCAGCGAAACGCGTACGAACTTGCGCCGCTTCTTTGAAATCGACGTCGAGTGCACCGTGGTCGCCACGCTGTATAAACTGGCGGAAATGGGTACCATCGACCGAAAAGTGGTTGCCAAAGCCATCAAAGACTTGGGCGTTGATCCAGACAAAGTGTATCCCGAAATTTTGTAA
- a CDS encoding carbohydrate-binding family 9-like protein, giving the protein MNEMPRLHYICYQAGSEITIDGKLDDPAWQRTEWTEYHVDIEGDRKPEPLHPTRSKMLWDENYLYIAAELTEPHVWGTLTERDSVIFNDNDFEIFIDPDADSHNYFEIEINALNTVWDLILIKPYKDGGPAENDWDIDGLLHDVSVEGTLNDPGDEDTSWTVEMAFPWSGFTYTGVQTPAPKAGDQWRINFSRVEWKHTIEDGFYQKVPKRREDNWIWSPQGIVDMHRPEKWGVLQFSDAAPGAGAFKPDKSMTARRVLNDLYYQQRDFRESNRMWSDTTASFELKWGDDANLLGAPMIMLNPDGYEAWVYMKRSDGVYGKAMIRQDAKISVKWNE; this is encoded by the coding sequence ATGAATGAGATGCCCCGCCTCCACTATATTTGCTATCAAGCAGGATCAGAGATTACGATTGATGGAAAACTCGACGACCCCGCCTGGCAGCGCACGGAATGGACTGAATATCACGTTGATATCGAAGGCGACCGTAAACCGGAACCGCTCCATCCAACCCGCTCCAAAATGCTATGGGACGAGAACTACCTTTACATCGCCGCCGAACTGACCGAGCCGCATGTGTGGGGAACTCTGACCGAACGCGATTCGGTAATTTTTAACGATAATGATTTCGAAATCTTTATCGACCCTGATGCGGATTCTCACAATTATTTTGAAATTGAAATCAATGCGCTCAATACCGTTTGGGATTTGATATTGATTAAGCCTTACAAGGACGGCGGCCCCGCTGAAAACGATTGGGACATCGACGGCTTGCTGCACGATGTTTCAGTGGAGGGAACATTGAATGACCCCGGCGATGAAGATACGTCGTGGACGGTGGAGATGGCGTTCCCTTGGAGCGGCTTTACGTACACGGGCGTACAAACGCCTGCTCCCAAAGCGGGCGACCAATGGCGCATTAACTTCTCGCGGGTCGAGTGGAAACACACCATCGAAGATGGCTTCTATCAAAAAGTGCCCAAACGGCGCGAAGACAATTGGATATGGTCGCCGCAAGGTATTGTTGATATGCACCGTCCCGAAAAATGGGGCGTTTTACAATTTAGCGATGCAGCGCCCGGCGCCGGTGCGTTTAAGCCGGATAAATCTATGACGGCGCGTCGCGTGTTGAATGATCTTTATTACCAACAGCGCGATTTTAGAGAGTCGAATCGAATGTGGTCAGATACGACTGCGTCGTTTGAATTGAAATGGGGCGATGATGCGAACTTGCTTGGCGCCCCGATGATAATGCTGAATCCAGACGGATATGAAGCCTGGGTGTATATGAAGCGCAGCGACGGCGTGTATGGCAAAGCGATGATTCGCCAGGATGCGAAAATCTCTGTGAAATGGAATGAATAA
- a CDS encoding lipoate--protein ligase family protein, which translates to MKVLDLSFSSPYHTIACDEALLLMREGDDSGPILRFWQTESPFVVLGRSNKVQLEVNIDACRENHVPIVRRTSGGGSVINGPGCLNYTLILPIEPDGPLAKIDRTYLYVLERHKSVLQELVAGDVQIQGISDLSVDGRKCSGNAQRRKKRYVLFHGTFLLQFDIESVTRLLPMPSKQPDYRAQRRHAEFLTNLNIEASLLKKRLMQIWEANGPLESVPSDQIDELTSKQFSQDEWTYQF; encoded by the coding sequence ATGAAGGTTCTCGATCTTTCGTTCTCATCACCCTATCATACCATCGCCTGCGACGAAGCGCTGTTGCTCATGCGCGAAGGCGACGATAGCGGGCCGATTTTACGGTTCTGGCAAACAGAATCGCCGTTTGTTGTCCTGGGCCGATCGAACAAGGTCCAACTGGAAGTCAACATCGACGCGTGCCGGGAAAACCATGTCCCCATTGTACGTCGGACAAGCGGCGGAGGCTCTGTCATCAATGGACCGGGCTGCCTGAACTATACGCTGATCTTGCCGATTGAGCCGGACGGGCCGCTGGCCAAAATTGACCGTACTTATCTATATGTACTAGAGCGACACAAATCCGTTTTACAAGAATTGGTCGCTGGCGATGTTCAAATTCAGGGCATTTCTGATTTGTCCGTTGACGGTCGAAAGTGCTCCGGCAACGCGCAACGCCGCAAAAAGCGCTATGTTCTCTTTCATGGAACATTCTTGCTGCAATTTGACATCGAATCCGTGACGCGCTTATTGCCGATGCCGTCAAAACAACCCGACTACCGCGCCCAACGCCGACACGCCGAATTTTTGACCAATCTCAACATCGAAGCCTCTCTATTAAAGAAACGGCTCATGCAAATCTGGGAGGCAAACGGACCACTTGAGTCGGTTCCCTCTGACCAGATTGATGAGCTGACGTCGAAGCAGTTTTCACAGGATGAATGGACATATCAATTTTAG
- a CDS encoding family 10 glycosylhydrolase — protein sequence MKTIFTSIVLAVSVLCSVSGECQSLEGRAVWGHPGVAGNSRESIAEFAEKLKGAHINTLVMMVKGIGGEIYYPSEKFPDSVRKGYKDFDFPAILIDECHKRDIEVHAWFCDFPEGANSAADKAHPEWSMRNANDKTTDSEILRGRNYGMRWMCPARRPGYTDQWLVPLIDEFAQKYDIDAIHHDYVRYPGDLAPDTYCFCDYCLEEIPKWAGYYKQAYPDEAFHPNYDRPYLEAHWEPGPRVLPENWANMPRSAKSGFLLEGGFFNGGRYDLDYFFYNYRIHWIAQFTRDVFEKVRVGKPEMEFSAAVFKNPVHSGRFIGQDWREFSDWVQYMMPMDYRSHYPGTFEQHLDLLEESIMQQKQWACDAKHLWPGIASYQLYSEESAFHRAARRIVENDEIRDDFASVFTAVEASLKKTDGAVADALKAYFNSPNDANRAKAVISLKSVVEKYPKYYRPPYKFVQTLQRVKDTGVKGMVVFAIGDVINNGLLDELGEFFAQ from the coding sequence ATGAAAACGATTTTTACTTCAATCGTGCTTGCGGTATCCGTTCTATGCAGCGTATCCGGTGAATGCCAGTCGCTTGAAGGCCGCGCGGTGTGGGGGCATCCCGGCGTCGCTGGCAACAGCCGCGAGTCTATCGCTGAATTTGCAGAGAAACTCAAAGGCGCTCACATCAACACGCTGGTGATGATGGTGAAAGGCATCGGCGGCGAGATTTATTATCCGAGCGAAAAATTTCCTGATAGCGTTCGTAAGGGATATAAAGACTTCGATTTTCCCGCGATCTTGATTGATGAATGTCACAAGCGCGACATCGAGGTGCACGCTTGGTTCTGTGATTTCCCTGAGGGCGCCAACTCGGCGGCGGACAAAGCGCATCCCGAATGGTCGATGCGTAACGCCAACGACAAAACCACCGACAGCGAAATTCTTCGCGGACGAAATTACGGTATGCGCTGGATGTGCCCGGCGCGTCGCCCGGGGTATACCGACCAGTGGTTGGTCCCGTTGATTGATGAGTTTGCGCAAAAATATGACATCGACGCCATCCATCATGATTATGTTCGCTATCCGGGCGACCTCGCGCCTGACACCTATTGTTTCTGCGATTATTGCTTGGAAGAAATACCAAAATGGGCGGGCTATTACAAACAAGCCTACCCGGACGAAGCCTTTCACCCCAACTATGACCGCCCCTATCTGGAAGCGCATTGGGAGCCAGGCCCGAGGGTGTTGCCCGAAAACTGGGCGAACATGCCGCGCAGCGCCAAGAGCGGCTTTTTGTTAGAAGGCGGCTTCTTCAACGGCGGGCGCTACGACCTCGATTATTTCTTTTATAATTACCGCATCCATTGGATCGCGCAGTTCACCCGCGATGTATTTGAAAAAGTCCGTGTCGGCAAACCCGAGATGGAATTTTCCGCTGCGGTGTTTAAGAACCCCGTCCACAGCGGGCGCTTCATCGGGCAAGACTGGCGCGAGTTTAGCGACTGGGTGCAATACATGATGCCGATGGACTACCGTTCGCATTATCCCGGCACGTTCGAGCAGCACCTCGACCTGTTGGAAGAGAGCATCATGCAACAGAAGCAGTGGGCGTGCGACGCCAAGCACCTGTGGCCGGGCATCGCCAGTTATCAATTGTATTCAGAAGAAAGCGCGTTTCATCGCGCCGCCCGACGTATCGTTGAAAATGACGAGATCCGCGACGATTTTGCTTCTGTGTTTACTGCGGTGGAAGCAAGTTTGAAAAAAACCGATGGGGCCGTTGCGGATGCGCTGAAGGCGTATTTCAATTCGCCCAACGACGCCAACCGCGCTAAAGCAGTCATCTCACTGAAATCAGTTGTCGAAAAATACCCGAAATATTACCGGCCGCCCTATAAGTTCGTCCAAACCTTGCAGCGGGTGAAAGATACTGGAGTTAAAGGCATGGTTGTTTTTGCCATTGGCGACGTTATCAATAATGGCTTGTTAGATGAACTCGGGGAATTTTTTGCCCAATAA